From Neobacillus sp. PS2-9, the proteins below share one genomic window:
- the argB gene encoding acetylglutamate kinase, producing the protein MKYLVIKCGGSVLENLPRSFYEDVVQMHQSGEWTPIIVHGGGPLITSLLKNLNVETTFVNGLRVTNHDVLDIVEMVLSGSVNKLVVRNLVEVGGNAFGISGVDGGLLKAVPIADAKTLGFVGEVVGVNQSVIEGIVNQGYIPVISPIGIDASGQRYNINGDIAASAIAKALGANLCFISDIPGILIEKNGVKTKLDKATKTTIEELIDNQTIYGGMIPKVKAAIDGLVHNIPEVGIINGFDKNSLIDYTAGKDIGTKIVLEEEIA; encoded by the coding sequence ATGAAATACCTAGTCATTAAGTGTGGCGGAAGTGTGTTAGAAAATCTGCCAAGATCTTTTTATGAAGATGTCGTTCAGATGCATCAATCAGGTGAATGGACACCTATCATAGTTCATGGCGGAGGTCCTCTTATAACGTCCTTATTAAAAAATTTAAATGTGGAAACTACTTTTGTAAATGGTTTACGGGTAACCAACCATGACGTGCTAGATATTGTGGAAATGGTTCTGAGTGGTTCGGTTAATAAGCTAGTTGTCAGAAACCTAGTCGAGGTTGGCGGAAATGCTTTTGGCATAAGTGGAGTAGACGGCGGATTATTGAAAGCAGTTCCGATAGCAGATGCAAAAACGTTAGGGTTTGTGGGTGAAGTAGTTGGTGTAAATCAAAGTGTCATAGAAGGAATCGTCAATCAAGGGTATATACCGGTTATTTCTCCCATCGGCATTGATGCTAGTGGTCAACGCTACAATATCAATGGAGACATAGCAGCTAGCGCGATTGCAAAAGCACTGGGAGCCAATCTTTGTTTTATTAGTGATATTCCAGGGATATTAATTGAAAAAAATGGTGTGAAAACAAAGCTTGATAAAGCAACCAAAACAACCATTGAAGAACTAATCGATAATCAAACCATTTACGGTGGCATGATTCCGAAGGTAAAGGCTGCCATAGACGGCCTTGTTCACAACATACCTGAAGTGGGGATTATCAATGGTTTTGATAAAAATAGTCTGATAGATTACACAGCAGGTAAAGATATCGGTACAAAAATTGTCTTAGAAGAGGAGATTGCGTAA
- the argF gene encoding ornithine carbamoyltransferase — translation MVEAIKLNEKSNPQLKGKDFLQLSDFTTEEILYLLNDALELKQMQKQGKPQPFLNGKVLGMIFEKSSTRTRVSFEVGMLQLGGHAIFLSSKDIQLGRGESISDTAKVLSRYVDGIMIRTFSHDSVKELAEHATVPVINGLTDLQHPTQVLADLLTILEHKGKLEGLKLCYIGDGNNNMAHSLMEGAVKVGMDVSIASPPGYLPDGKITEAAIKEGLQTGSSVVITNNPLEAIKDADVVVTDVWTSMGQEEETEKRLKAFEGFQVNEELCKQAKADYIFLHCLPAHRDEEVTGAIIDGTHSVVFDEAENRLHAQKAILKHLLA, via the coding sequence ATGGTTGAAGCCATTAAATTGAACGAAAAAAGTAACCCGCAACTGAAGGGGAAAGATTTTTTACAGCTATCGGATTTCACTACTGAAGAAATCCTTTACCTGTTAAACGATGCACTTGAACTAAAGCAAATGCAAAAGCAAGGGAAACCACAGCCTTTCTTAAATGGAAAAGTGTTAGGCATGATTTTTGAAAAATCATCTACCCGTACAAGGGTTTCATTTGAAGTAGGAATGCTGCAGCTTGGGGGGCATGCGATTTTCCTAAGCTCAAAAGACATTCAGCTCGGACGCGGGGAAAGTATATCCGATACAGCTAAAGTGTTATCACGCTATGTGGATGGAATCATGATTCGAACGTTTTCACATGATTCTGTAAAAGAATTAGCAGAGCACGCTACTGTTCCAGTGATCAATGGGTTAACCGATTTACAGCACCCAACCCAGGTATTAGCTGACCTTTTAACCATTCTTGAGCACAAGGGAAAATTAGAAGGGTTAAAGCTTTGCTATATTGGAGACGGAAATAATAATATGGCCCATTCGTTGATGGAAGGGGCAGTAAAGGTAGGAATGGATGTTAGTATCGCCAGCCCGCCGGGTTATTTACCTGATGGGAAAATTACGGAGGCGGCTATTAAAGAGGGCTTACAAACGGGAAGTTCAGTTGTCATTACAAATAATCCACTTGAAGCGATTAAAGACGCGGATGTTGTCGTAACAGACGTCTGGACCAGCATGGGGCAGGAAGAAGAAACGGAAAAAAGATTAAAGGCGTTTGAAGGCTTTCAAGTCAATGAAGAACTATGCAAACAGGCTAAAGCTGATTATATCTTTTTACACTGTCTACCTGCTCATCGTGATGAAGAAGTAACGGGAGCTATTATTGACGGTACTCATTCAGTCGTGTTTGATGAAGCCGAGAATCGCCTGCATGCGCAAAAAGCAATTTTAAAACATTTATTAGCATAA
- a CDS encoding acetylornithine transaminase, translating into MVNDTSVSLSSPIMATYSRFPVTLVKGKGSYVWDDQGKQYLDFTSGIATCNLGHVPDAVKEKLEEQLQDLWHCTNLYHIPNQEKLAALLAANSCGDQVFFCNSGAEANEAAIKLARRYANKVKGSGSSEVVTFQQSFHGRTLATLTATGQEKIQQGFSPLMPGFSYLPFNDEEALEELTTRKPAAVLLELVQGEGGVIPANPEWVKKLAAICKDNGILLMVDEIQTGIGRTGTLFAYEQYGIEPDVISLAKGLGSGFPIGAIIAKEEAAKGFEPGSHGSTFGGNPLATAAGLATVTHILETNLLKQVKEVVTYLDSQLEMLKEKYEFIKNIRGKGLLKGLLVETNALGIVQKAIANNLLILTAGPNVVRILPPLTVTKEEINEFIEALEKTFQGIEKGE; encoded by the coding sequence ATGGTAAACGATACTTCCGTTTCTCTATCCTCCCCAATAATGGCCACGTACAGCCGTTTCCCGGTCACTTTAGTAAAGGGAAAAGGAAGTTATGTGTGGGACGATCAAGGGAAGCAATATTTAGATTTCACGTCTGGGATTGCAACTTGTAATTTAGGTCATGTTCCAGACGCTGTAAAAGAAAAACTAGAAGAACAGTTGCAAGACCTATGGCACTGTACAAACCTTTATCATATTCCAAATCAGGAAAAGCTTGCGGCACTACTTGCTGCCAATAGCTGTGGAGATCAGGTTTTCTTCTGCAACAGTGGGGCGGAAGCAAATGAAGCAGCGATTAAGCTGGCAAGAAGATATGCGAACAAGGTAAAGGGAAGCGGATCTTCTGAAGTCGTGACCTTTCAGCAATCCTTCCACGGTAGAACACTAGCAACCTTAACAGCAACCGGTCAGGAAAAAATCCAACAGGGTTTTTCACCACTTATGCCAGGTTTTAGTTATCTTCCATTTAATGATGAAGAAGCGCTTGAAGAGCTAACCACACGAAAGCCTGCAGCAGTCTTACTTGAGCTTGTCCAAGGTGAAGGCGGAGTCATACCAGCAAACCCTGAATGGGTAAAAAAACTAGCAGCAATTTGTAAGGATAACGGTATTCTGCTGATGGTCGATGAAATTCAAACTGGGATTGGCAGAACGGGTACACTTTTTGCTTATGAACAGTACGGAATTGAACCAGATGTCATTAGTCTTGCAAAGGGGCTAGGTTCAGGTTTCCCAATTGGAGCCATCATCGCAAAAGAAGAAGCGGCCAAGGGATTTGAACCGGGCAGCCATGGTAGTACTTTTGGCGGAAATCCATTAGCGACGGCTGCAGGACTGGCAACTGTTACTCATATACTTGAAACCAACTTACTAAAACAAGTGAAAGAAGTCGTGACATACCTTGATAGTCAGCTGGAAATGTTGAAGGAAAAATACGAGTTTATTAAAAATATACGTGGTAAAGGACTGCTAAAGGGACTGCTTGTTGAAACGAACGCACTTGGTATCGTACAAAAAGCGATTGCAAACAACCTTCTTATTTTAACAGCCGGACCGAATGTCGTTCGGATTTTACCACCGTTAACGGTAACAAAAGAAGAGATAAATGAATTTATTGAAGCATTGGAAAAAACATTCCAAGGTATAGAGAAAGGCGAGTGA
- a CDS encoding argininosuccinate synthase has translation MAKEKIVLAYSGGLDTSVSVKWIQEKYGYDVIALGLDVGEGKDLEAIKNKALNVGAVKAYMIDAKELLAKEYILPALKANCLYEGKYPLSSALSRPLISKLLVEVAEKEGAKAVAHGCTGKGNDQVRFEVSIQALNPSLKVVAPVREWGMTRDEEIKYAEENGIPIPVDLDNPFSIDANIWGRACEAGVLEDPWAEAPEAAFDWTNPIELTPDAAEYVEIEFEQGVPVALNGEKLPLVQLIETLNALGGKHGVGRIDHIENRLVGIKSREVYENPAALILINAHKELEFLTLTREVTQFKTQVEQQMAKIIYEGLWYSPIKPALDAFIEETQKTVTGTIRVKLHKGNHTVVGRKSPFSLYNEELATYSKGDAFDHNAAVGFIKIWGLPTKVYSEVTKKETIVK, from the coding sequence ATGGCAAAAGAAAAAATTGTTCTAGCATATTCAGGTGGTTTAGATACTTCCGTTTCGGTTAAATGGATCCAGGAAAAATATGGTTATGATGTTATTGCTCTAGGTCTAGATGTAGGTGAAGGAAAAGACTTAGAAGCTATTAAAAATAAGGCGTTAAATGTTGGAGCCGTTAAAGCATATATGATCGATGCAAAAGAATTATTGGCAAAGGAATATATTTTACCAGCTTTAAAGGCTAATTGTTTATATGAAGGAAAATATCCATTATCTTCAGCGCTTTCTCGTCCACTTATTTCAAAACTATTAGTAGAGGTGGCGGAAAAAGAAGGGGCTAAAGCTGTTGCTCATGGCTGTACTGGAAAAGGCAATGACCAAGTCCGTTTCGAAGTGTCCATTCAAGCGTTAAACCCAAGTCTAAAGGTGGTTGCTCCGGTACGTGAATGGGGAATGACACGTGATGAAGAAATTAAGTATGCTGAGGAAAACGGTATTCCGATTCCAGTAGATTTAGATAATCCATTCTCAATTGATGCAAACATTTGGGGACGTGCTTGTGAGGCTGGAGTACTTGAAGATCCATGGGCAGAAGCGCCTGAAGCAGCATTCGATTGGACGAATCCGATTGAACTAACTCCAGATGCCGCTGAATATGTAGAAATTGAATTCGAACAAGGGGTTCCTGTTGCCCTCAATGGTGAGAAACTTCCACTTGTTCAGTTAATTGAAACGTTAAACGCACTGGGTGGTAAGCACGGTGTTGGTCGTATCGACCATATTGAAAATAGATTAGTAGGAATTAAATCAAGAGAAGTGTATGAAAATCCGGCTGCATTAATTTTAATCAATGCGCATAAAGAATTAGAATTCTTAACATTAACTCGTGAGGTTACACAATTTAAGACTCAAGTGGAACAGCAGATGGCAAAAATCATCTATGAAGGACTTTGGTATTCACCTATCAAACCAGCGCTTGATGCGTTTATTGAAGAAACACAAAAAACTGTTACAGGAACGATTCGTGTAAAGCTTCATAAAGGAAATCACACAGTTGTAGGCCGTAAGTCTCCATTTAGCTTATACAACGAGGAGCTTGCTACCTACTCAAAAGGTGATGCATTCGATCACAATGCGGCTGTTGGCTTTATTAAGATTTGGGGCTTACCAACAAAGGTATATTCAGAGGTTACTAAAAAAGAAACGATTGTAAAATAA
- the carB gene encoding carbamoyl-phosphate synthase (glutamine-hydrolyzing) large subunit, with protein sequence MPLNKNLKKVLVIGSGPIVIGQAAEFDYAGTQACIALKEEGIEVVLINNNPATIMTDEAIADKVYIEPLNVATIEKIIQKEKPDGVIGTLGGQTGLNLTVQLYEQKILEKYDVALLGTSVESIKNGEDRERFRNLMLTIGEPIPESAIIHSYEEGVKFVQEIGFPVIIRPAYTLGGEGGGFAYTFDELEIVLKKGLAASPIGQVLVEKSIKGWKEIEYEVMRDANDTCIIVCNMENMDPVGVHTGDSIVVAPSQTLNDVQYQMLRDVSIKVIRELAIIGGCNIQFALHPESNQYYIIEVNPRVSRSSALASKATGYPIARMAAKCAIGYHLDEIVNPITGNTFASFEPAIDYIVVKLPRFPFDKFPEADRTLGTQMKATGEVMAIDRTFEGALNKAIRSMEMNVYGLCLEGNKTAEDATLYDLLTTANDRRLFIIAECFRRGTTLEKIQQLTEIDPWFLHKISSIVAIEKELASYQWEQVPVLLLKQAKRNNVSDKLLSEIYGIPEKQIRKKWKELNLKPGYKMVDTCSAEFDAVTPYYYSTWHGFDEVEVTDKKKILVIGSGPIRIGQGIEFDYCSVHAAKAIKKNGYEAVVINNNPETVSTDYSVADRLYFEPLAAEDVLHVIEKEKVDGVLIQFGGQTAINLAHSLEEEGVTILGTSVKNVDRLEDRKEFYQLLEDLNIPHIEGQTVSHPDELKEAAEKLGYPVLVRPSYVIGGQSMFTIFSEEELSQYIVQLEQNSQASMWPLLVDKFLPGVECEIDVICDGGTIVVPGIFEHIEKAGVHSGDSITVFPPISLTAKVKETLIDHAGKIAKSASVIGMMNIQFVIYEDEVYVLEVNPRSSRTVPIISKVTGIPMIEWATSIQLGQSLTKLSPTEGLLAEPNYYSVKTPVFSSSKLKGVDHVLGPEMKSTGEALGMGVTFQAALEKSILSLGEETEKNYLFCSISDREKPASLAIIEQFIDKNYKIAATEGTALFLQDNGIPVEVMVKDDADVSEFFRKQLIQAVINIPNQGRNKMKFGFQIREHAVRYKIPVFTHLDTIEATFGLQKGSPSDYQVRTVSEYYTIEKEGAVHG encoded by the coding sequence ATGCCATTAAATAAAAACTTAAAAAAAGTACTTGTCATTGGGTCTGGTCCGATTGTCATTGGTCAGGCAGCAGAATTTGATTATGCCGGAACACAAGCTTGTATCGCCTTGAAAGAGGAAGGAATTGAAGTTGTTTTAATTAATAATAATCCGGCAACCATTATGACTGATGAGGCCATTGCTGATAAGGTTTATATTGAACCTTTAAACGTGGCTACCATCGAAAAAATCATTCAAAAAGAAAAACCCGATGGGGTCATTGGCACCCTAGGGGGGCAAACGGGCTTAAATTTAACCGTTCAGTTATATGAACAAAAGATTTTAGAAAAATACGATGTAGCGCTATTAGGAACTTCGGTTGAATCGATCAAAAACGGTGAAGATCGGGAAAGATTCCGTAATCTCATGCTTACAATCGGCGAACCTATTCCTGAATCTGCAATTATTCACAGCTACGAAGAAGGGGTAAAGTTCGTTCAAGAAATTGGATTTCCAGTGATTATCCGTCCTGCCTATACATTAGGGGGAGAGGGCGGTGGCTTCGCTTACACCTTCGATGAACTTGAAATTGTTTTGAAAAAAGGGCTAGCTGCCAGTCCAATTGGTCAGGTACTGGTTGAAAAAAGTATTAAAGGCTGGAAGGAAATCGAGTACGAAGTCATGCGTGATGCAAATGACACGTGCATCATTGTGTGTAATATGGAAAACATGGATCCTGTCGGCGTTCATACAGGGGATTCCATTGTAGTTGCTCCGTCGCAGACACTTAATGACGTTCAATATCAAATGCTTCGTGATGTGTCCATTAAAGTCATTAGAGAATTAGCAATCATCGGAGGCTGCAATATTCAGTTTGCCCTCCACCCAGAATCCAATCAGTATTATATTATTGAAGTAAATCCAAGGGTGAGCCGTTCATCCGCACTTGCCTCAAAAGCAACGGGTTATCCGATAGCAAGGATGGCAGCAAAGTGTGCGATTGGGTATCATTTGGATGAAATTGTGAATCCTATAACAGGTAACACGTTTGCTTCATTTGAGCCAGCGATTGATTATATTGTGGTGAAACTACCTCGCTTCCCATTTGATAAGTTTCCAGAGGCAGACCGTACACTTGGAACGCAAATGAAAGCAACAGGTGAAGTAATGGCAATTGACCGCACATTTGAGGGAGCTCTAAACAAAGCGATTCGGTCGATGGAGATGAATGTGTATGGTCTTTGTCTTGAAGGGAATAAAACAGCAGAAGATGCCACCCTTTATGATCTTCTTACAACCGCAAATGACAGACGATTATTCATCATTGCCGAATGCTTTAGAAGAGGGACTACTCTTGAAAAAATACAGCAGTTAACCGAGATTGATCCATGGTTTTTGCACAAAATTAGTTCAATCGTTGCGATCGAAAAGGAATTGGCATCCTATCAATGGGAACAAGTTCCTGTCCTCCTGCTTAAACAAGCAAAACGAAATAATGTGTCCGATAAGCTTTTATCGGAAATATACGGTATTCCTGAAAAACAGATTCGTAAAAAGTGGAAAGAATTAAACTTGAAACCTGGCTATAAAATGGTTGATACCTGTTCGGCAGAATTTGATGCTGTCACACCTTACTACTATTCTACGTGGCACGGTTTTGACGAAGTAGAAGTAACTGATAAGAAGAAAATTCTTGTTATTGGTTCTGGCCCGATTCGAATTGGTCAAGGAATCGAATTTGATTATTGTTCTGTCCATGCGGCAAAAGCGATTAAGAAGAATGGCTATGAAGCCGTTGTCATAAATAACAATCCAGAGACAGTGAGCACAGACTATTCTGTTGCGGATCGTTTATATTTTGAACCTCTTGCAGCAGAAGATGTTCTGCATGTGATCGAGAAGGAAAAGGTTGACGGGGTCTTGATTCAGTTCGGCGGACAAACGGCAATTAATTTGGCCCATTCTTTAGAAGAAGAAGGAGTGACCATTTTAGGTACCTCTGTTAAAAATGTCGATCGTTTAGAAGATCGAAAGGAATTCTATCAGCTGCTTGAAGACTTAAATATTCCCCATATTGAGGGTCAAACAGTCTCACACCCAGATGAATTGAAGGAAGCAGCAGAAAAATTAGGCTACCCAGTTCTTGTTCGTCCATCGTATGTAATTGGCGGTCAATCGATGTTTACTATTTTTTCAGAAGAAGAGCTTAGCCAATATATTGTACAGCTTGAGCAGAATTCACAGGCGTCCATGTGGCCTTTATTAGTAGATAAATTTTTACCTGGAGTAGAATGCGAGATTGATGTCATTTGCGACGGGGGAACGATTGTGGTTCCTGGAATTTTTGAGCATATTGAAAAAGCTGGAGTCCACTCTGGTGATAGTATCACGGTATTCCCACCGATTTCTCTAACAGCAAAAGTCAAAGAAACATTAATTGATCATGCAGGGAAGATTGCCAAGTCAGCTTCTGTCATTGGGATGATGAACATTCAATTTGTTATCTATGAAGATGAAGTCTATGTACTAGAAGTGAACCCGCGCTCATCGAGAACCGTGCCGATTATCAGTAAGGTAACAGGCATACCAATGATTGAGTGGGCAACAAGTATTCAATTAGGTCAATCGTTAACTAAGTTATCACCAACCGAAGGGTTACTCGCTGAACCAAACTACTATTCTGTAAAAACACCAGTGTTTTCATCGAGTAAGTTAAAGGGTGTAGATCATGTGCTTGGGCCAGAAATGAAATCAACGGGTGAAGCCTTGGGAATGGGAGTAACGTTTCAAGCGGCATTAGAAAAGTCGATTCTCTCACTTGGTGAAGAGACAGAGAAAAATTATCTGTTTTGCTCCATTTCAGACCGTGAGAAGCCTGCTAGTCTTGCAATTATTGAACAATTTATAGATAAAAATTACAAAATTGCTGCTACAGAAGGAACTGCACTTTTCCTCCAGGATAACGGAATCCCTGTTGAGGTAATGGTCAAGGATGATGCGGATGTAAGTGAATTTTTCCGAAAGCAGTTAATTCAAGCAGTCATTAACATTCCAAATCAAGGTCGAAATAAAATGAAATTTGGTTTTCAAATTCGTGAGCATGCTGTTCGTTACAAAATCCCTGTATTTACCCATTTAGATACGATTGAGGCGACATTTGGTCTACAAAAAGGATCTCCATCGGATTATCAGGTACGAACGGTTAGTGAGTATTATACTATTGAAAAAGAAGGTGCCGTTCATGGTTGA
- the argH gene encoding argininosuccinate lyase yields the protein MSKLWGGRFTKETNKLVEEFTASISFDQKLAKEDIAGSLAHVQMLGECGIIPVEDAEKIKDGLLAIQKMVHANEVEFLVEDEDIHMNIEKLLIERIGPVGGKLHTGRSRNDQVATDMHLYLRTKTTELIKLIEDVQEALVEQAKEHVQTLIPGYTHLQRAQPVSFAHHLMAYFWMFERDKERLIDSLKRVNWLPLGSGALAGTTFPINRERVAELLGFETVYPNSMDAVSDRDFILEFLSIGSIIMTHISRFSEELVIWSSQEFQFVELDDSFCTGSSIMPQKKNPDVPELLRGKTGRTYGNLIGLLTVLKGLPLAYNKDLQEDKEGMFDTVETLEGSLKLLAPMIETMTVKKDVMRKAINNDFSNATDIADYLVTKGLPFREAHEVIGKIVLYSIQSNKFLLDLSFEEYQEFSPLFEEDIYEVLAPEHVVAVRNSFGGTSPEQVEKQIGLAEGKLKR from the coding sequence ATGTCTAAGTTATGGGGCGGACGATTTACAAAGGAAACCAACAAGCTCGTAGAAGAATTTACAGCATCCATATCTTTTGATCAAAAGTTAGCAAAAGAGGATATTGCCGGAAGCCTGGCACATGTGCAAATGCTTGGTGAATGTGGCATTATCCCAGTTGAAGATGCTGAAAAAATTAAGGACGGACTTCTTGCTATTCAAAAAATGGTTCATGCAAACGAAGTGGAGTTTTTGGTAGAAGATGAAGATATTCACATGAATATCGAAAAGCTGTTGATAGAAAGAATCGGACCGGTTGGCGGTAAGCTACATACGGGTCGTAGCCGGAATGACCAAGTAGCTACAGATATGCACCTTTATTTAAGAACAAAAACGACGGAGCTTATTAAATTGATCGAAGATGTTCAGGAAGCTTTAGTCGAGCAGGCAAAAGAACATGTCCAAACCTTAATTCCAGGTTATACTCATCTCCAGCGTGCGCAGCCAGTATCGTTTGCTCACCATTTAATGGCTTATTTCTGGATGTTTGAACGTGATAAAGAGAGATTGATTGATAGTCTGAAACGGGTGAACTGGCTTCCGCTTGGTTCAGGTGCGTTAGCTGGGACTACTTTTCCTATCAACCGTGAACGTGTAGCAGAACTACTAGGCTTTGAAACGGTGTATCCGAACAGTATGGATGCTGTCAGCGACCGCGATTTTATTCTTGAATTTCTATCAATTGGTTCTATTATCATGACTCATATTTCTAGATTCTCAGAAGAACTAGTAATTTGGTCAAGTCAGGAATTCCAATTTGTTGAGTTAGATGATTCTTTCTGTACTGGCTCAAGCATTATGCCGCAAAAGAAGAATCCAGACGTACCAGAGCTGCTTCGTGGAAAAACAGGCCGTACGTATGGCAATTTGATTGGGCTGCTGACTGTTTTGAAAGGTTTGCCGCTTGCCTACAATAAGGACTTACAGGAAGATAAAGAAGGTATGTTTGACACTGTTGAAACATTGGAAGGGTCATTGAAACTTTTAGCTCCGATGATTGAAACGATGACTGTTAAAAAAGATGTGATGCGTAAAGCAATTAACAATGACTTCTCTAATGCTACGGATATTGCTGATTATCTAGTTACAAAGGGATTACCGTTCCGTGAGGCCCATGAGGTTATTGGAAAAATTGTTTTATACTCGATCCAGTCCAATAAGTTTTTACTAGATTTAAGCTTTGAAGAATATCAAGAGTTTAGTCCTTTATTTGAAGAAGATATTTACGAGGTATTAGCTCCAGAACACGTAGTTGCCGTTCGAAACAGCTTTGGTGGTACTTCTCCAGAGCAGGTGGAGAAGCAAATTGGGCTTGCTGAGGGAAAACTGAAACGATAA
- a CDS encoding carbamoyl phosphate synthase small subunit translates to MEQGYLTLETGEVFEGVLIGAEKDSLGEVVFNTSMTGYQEIITDPSYAGQMITFCYPIIGSYGINAMDDESITPALSAVIISDLCETPSHYQSIHKFSEKLKQADVPGIAGVDTRLLVKTIRSRGTVKGYLSKTKQGDFSANEKSTLWVEKVSTKKMQYFNNRGPHVVLMDYGFKKSILTALLEENCAVTVVPYYTPFEKVKSLNPDGVLFSNGPGDPMDLKKWFPEIKKISQHYPTLGICLGHQLIALAYGAKTAKLAYGHRGGNHPVKEIMTGKVKITAQNHGYVVVDDSIDQTVFDITYRNVNDQSIEGLKHQSYPIQTVQFHPEAHPGPTDTAHIITEFVSQIASLGETVYAIK, encoded by the coding sequence TTGGAACAGGGATACCTTACTTTGGAAACGGGAGAAGTGTTTGAAGGTGTACTAATTGGTGCAGAAAAGGATTCTCTCGGGGAAGTAGTTTTTAATACAAGTATGACTGGCTATCAGGAAATCATCACGGATCCTTCCTACGCTGGGCAAATGATTACATTCTGCTATCCGATTATTGGAAGCTATGGAATCAATGCAATGGACGATGAAAGCATTACACCCGCTTTATCAGCGGTAATCATTAGTGATTTATGTGAAACACCAAGTCATTATCAATCCATTCACAAATTTTCAGAAAAACTGAAGCAGGCTGACGTTCCGGGAATCGCCGGTGTTGATACAAGGCTCCTTGTGAAAACCATTCGCAGCCGCGGGACAGTCAAAGGCTATTTAAGCAAAACAAAACAAGGGGATTTTTCTGCAAACGAAAAATCAACGTTATGGGTGGAGAAAGTATCCACTAAGAAGATGCAATATTTCAATAATAGAGGACCACATGTGGTATTAATGGACTATGGCTTTAAAAAGTCGATCCTTACTGCTTTATTAGAAGAAAATTGTGCAGTAACAGTGGTTCCTTATTATACTCCTTTTGAAAAAGTAAAATCCTTGAATCCTGATGGTGTTCTATTTAGCAACGGACCTGGAGATCCAATGGATTTAAAGAAATGGTTCCCAGAAATTAAAAAAATTAGCCAGCATTATCCTACACTTGGAATTTGTTTAGGCCACCAGCTAATCGCTTTAGCATATGGGGCAAAAACAGCAAAGCTTGCCTATGGTCATAGGGGCGGTAATCACCCGGTGAAAGAGATTATGACTGGAAAAGTGAAAATAACGGCACAAAATCATGGGTATGTCGTTGTTGACGATAGCATCGACCAAACGGTCTTTGATATTACTTACAGAAATGTCAATGATCAATCAATTGAAGGACTAAAACATCAAAGCTATCCAATCCAAACGGTGCAATTTCATCCGGAAGCACATCCCGGACCAACCGATACCGCACACATTATTACAGAATTCGTAAGCCAGATAGCTTCATTGGGAGAGACCGTATATGCCATTAAATAA